A DNA window from Halorubrum sp. DM2 contains the following coding sequences:
- a CDS encoding CHY zinc finger protein: protein MATPATDGSGADRETTTAPDTDPRFAVPLRGVAVDPETRCAHWDDPVDVIALRFGCCEAYYPCDACHDAAADHEAVPWPRERFDEPAVLCGVCRTTLTAREYLDSGDDACPACGAAFNPGCRKHRDRYFETEDAVESGNGDESL from the coding sequence ATGGCTACACCAGCTACTGACGGCTCGGGCGCGGACCGCGAGACGACGACCGCGCCCGACACCGACCCGCGGTTCGCGGTCCCGCTGCGCGGCGTCGCGGTCGACCCCGAGACGCGCTGTGCGCACTGGGACGACCCCGTCGACGTGATCGCGCTCCGGTTCGGCTGCTGTGAGGCGTACTACCCCTGCGACGCCTGTCACGACGCGGCCGCCGACCACGAGGCGGTCCCGTGGCCCCGCGAGCGCTTCGACGAGCCGGCGGTCCTGTGCGGGGTCTGTCGGACGACCCTCACCGCTCGGGAGTACCTCGATAGCGGCGACGACGCCTGTCCCGCGTGCGGGGCCGCGTTCAATCCGGGGTGCCGGAAACACCGCGACCGGTACTTCGAGACCGAAGACGCCGTAGAATCCGGGAACGGCGACGAGAGCTTATAA
- a CDS encoding alpha/beta hydrolase translates to MRDTPTGRPVDEGRLPEPIAADEIPDAVPGRSRAIETNGVTLHVVEAGPEDGKLLVLLHGFPEFWYGWHEAIAPLANAGYRVVVPDQRGYNCSEKPPAVSDYHIDELALDIVGLIDAYDRETAAVAGHDWGAAVAWWLALGHESRLSELVAVNVPHPSVFERALRGSWDQRLKSWYMLAFQLPKLPEAVASAGNWRLATNALRDTSAPGTFSDEDLRRYRRAWNRHGAFEAMVNWYRAIVRDRPEPAKTEVSVPTLVIWGAQDQFLARRLANKSVERCEDGRLLVIDEATHWVVHEHPHRVAEAIADHADPLPPGARE, encoded by the coding sequence ATGCGTGACACGCCGACGGGCCGGCCGGTCGACGAGGGACGCCTCCCGGAACCGATCGCCGCCGACGAGATCCCGGACGCGGTCCCGGGTCGCTCCCGCGCGATCGAGACGAACGGCGTGACGCTCCACGTCGTCGAGGCCGGCCCCGAAGACGGGAAACTGCTCGTGTTGCTCCACGGCTTTCCGGAGTTCTGGTACGGGTGGCACGAGGCGATCGCGCCGCTCGCGAACGCGGGCTACCGCGTCGTCGTCCCCGACCAGCGCGGCTACAACTGCTCGGAGAAGCCGCCGGCCGTGAGCGACTATCACATCGACGAACTCGCGCTCGACATCGTCGGCCTGATCGACGCCTACGACCGCGAGACGGCCGCCGTCGCCGGCCACGACTGGGGCGCGGCGGTGGCGTGGTGGCTCGCGCTCGGTCACGAGTCCCGGCTCTCGGAGCTGGTCGCGGTCAACGTCCCGCACCCGAGCGTCTTCGAGCGGGCGCTGCGAGGGTCGTGGGACCAGCGGCTCAAGAGCTGGTACATGCTTGCGTTCCAGCTGCCGAAGCTCCCCGAGGCGGTCGCCAGCGCGGGGAACTGGCGGCTGGCGACGAACGCGCTGCGGGACACGAGCGCGCCCGGCACGTTCTCCGACGAGGACCTGCGCCGGTACCGCCGAGCGTGGAACCGCCACGGGGCCTTCGAGGCGATGGTGAACTGGTACCGCGCGATCGTCCGCGACCGCCCGGAGCCGGCCAAAACGGAGGTGAGCGTCCCGACACTCGTGATCTGGGGCGCGCAAGACCAGTTCCTCGCGCGGCGACTGGCCAACAAGAGCGTCGAACGCTGCGAGGACGGCCGCCTGCTCGTGATCGACGAGGCGACCCACTGGGTCGTCCACGAACACCCGCACCGCGTCGCGGAGGCGATTGCCGACCACGCCGACCCGCTGCCGCCGGGCGCGCGCGAGTGA
- a CDS encoding TVP38/TMEM64 family protein — protein sequence MKLFSSRADRRRGIAAAVGVAVLAVGLYVLVSRYAGFLTDRQALRTWLDGFGVFAPIVFIGIQALQVIVAPIPGQVVAVVAGYLFGSFWGTVYSLTGVLIGSAVAFSLSKRFGRSFVESVLHEDVVARFDGFVDTVGIPGLFAFVVVPGLPDDAICFLSGLTKWSLPTFIGVIAVGRLPAYVLAVHAGGEIANGQFLSAIALLALIVVASAVGYYKQEAVRDLVERIEPRLPF from the coding sequence ATGAAACTCTTCTCCTCGCGGGCGGATCGCCGGCGGGGGATCGCGGCCGCGGTCGGTGTCGCGGTCCTCGCGGTCGGGCTCTACGTCCTCGTGAGCCGCTACGCCGGCTTTCTCACCGACCGGCAGGCCCTCCGCACGTGGCTCGACGGGTTCGGAGTCTTCGCGCCGATCGTCTTCATCGGCATTCAGGCCCTCCAAGTCATCGTCGCCCCGATTCCGGGACAGGTGGTCGCCGTGGTCGCGGGGTACCTCTTCGGCTCGTTCTGGGGCACCGTGTACAGCCTCACCGGCGTCCTCATCGGCAGCGCGGTCGCGTTCTCGCTCTCGAAGCGGTTCGGTCGCTCCTTCGTCGAGAGCGTCCTCCACGAAGACGTCGTCGCCCGATTCGACGGCTTCGTCGACACCGTGGGCATCCCCGGGTTGTTCGCGTTCGTCGTCGTCCCCGGGCTCCCCGACGACGCGATCTGCTTTCTGAGCGGGCTCACGAAGTGGTCGCTCCCCACCTTCATCGGCGTCATCGCCGTCGGTCGACTCCCGGCGTACGTGTTGGCCGTCCACGCCGGTGGCGAGATCGCGAACGGGCAGTTCCTCTCGGCGATAGCGCTCCTCGCGCTCATCGTGGTCGCGTCGGCGGTCGGCTACTACAAGCAAGAGGCGGTCCGCGACCTCGTCGAGCGCATCGAACCGCGGCTGCCCTTTTGA
- the trmY gene encoding tRNA (pseudouridine(54)-N(1))-methyltransferase TrmY, whose protein sequence is MRQFVVIGRDAPTDPDAVSLSDIPGAGRLDLLCRCVSAGVFLSHGIRESVRVHLVIDDAFTVTFDADTLRHLHPDERNVAARVRDALAAQDDAIGHMPADVSPGVELRRMGLDATLDRLVGDGEGDSGGRGPDGTLVQLHEEGDPLVDAAPPSDPVFVLSDHHDFADSEAESIAERAERRLRVGPELLHADHTVTVVHNWLDTDGYTSY, encoded by the coding sequence ATGCGCCAGTTCGTCGTCATCGGCCGCGACGCGCCGACCGACCCCGACGCGGTCTCGCTGTCCGACATTCCGGGAGCCGGCCGGCTCGACCTGCTCTGTCGGTGCGTGAGCGCCGGCGTCTTCCTCTCGCACGGCATCCGCGAGTCGGTCCGGGTCCACCTCGTGATCGACGACGCGTTCACGGTCACCTTCGACGCCGACACGCTCCGGCACCTCCACCCGGACGAGCGCAACGTCGCCGCGCGAGTCCGCGACGCGCTCGCCGCGCAGGACGACGCCATCGGCCACATGCCCGCGGACGTCTCGCCGGGCGTCGAACTCCGCCGGATGGGACTCGACGCGACGCTCGACCGACTCGTCGGCGACGGGGAGGGCGACTCCGGCGGCCGCGGTCCCGACGGCACGCTCGTCCAGCTCCACGAGGAGGGTGACCCACTCGTCGACGCCGCGCCGCCGAGCGACCCCGTGTTCGTCCTCTCGGACCACCACGACTTCGCGGATTCGGAGGCGGAATCGATCGCCGAGCGCGCCGAGCGCCGGCTGCGCGTCGGGCCCGAACTGCTCCACGCGGACCACACCGTCACCGTCGTCCACAACTGGCTCGACACCGATGGCTACACCAGCTACTGA
- a CDS encoding GtrA family protein → MIRATLRSFASGPLAVQMRRFIVVGAFTAGIQMCLLWLFDSVAGLNYLLAATIAIEITILLSYVFNNAWTFRARQNTGVSEYFRGMLKTNLVRGTAWPIQIGVLYALVEWGGMVALVANVPAILISGLYRFVLDYQWTWG, encoded by the coding sequence ATGATCCGCGCGACGTTACGCAGCTTCGCGAGCGGCCCGCTCGCGGTCCAGATGCGTCGGTTCATCGTCGTCGGCGCGTTCACCGCGGGGATCCAGATGTGCCTGTTGTGGCTGTTCGATAGCGTCGCCGGGCTGAACTATCTCCTCGCCGCGACGATCGCCATCGAGATCACGATCCTCCTCTCGTACGTGTTCAACAACGCGTGGACGTTCCGGGCGCGCCAGAACACGGGCGTCTCCGAGTACTTCCGCGGCATGCTCAAGACGAACCTCGTTCGCGGGACCGCGTGGCCGATCCAGATCGGCGTCCTCTACGCGCTCGTCGAGTGGGGCGGGATGGTCGCGCTCGTCGCGAACGTGCCCGCGATCCTCATCAGCGGGTTGTACCGGTTCGTCCTCGACTACCAGTGGACGTGGGGGTGA
- the pyrF gene encoding orotidine-5'-phosphate decarboxylase, whose protein sequence is MDFFETLADRIGAVDSVVSVGLDPDPSRLPEHVVDADLPRWAFNRRIIDATHEHAACYKPNAAFYEDPDGWRALRETAAYAEGKGVPVLLDAKRGDIGNTARRYAEALDWVDAVTVNPYLGRDSLQPFLDRADKGVFALCRTSNAGGADLQDLELASGEPLYERVAALADVWNANDNVGLVVGATAPEELETVREIVPEIPFLVPGVGAQGGDAEAAVEHGLASRPDLPVDVGLVNSSRGIIFAGEESSRPDDEATYFGAAGDAAKRLKKRLNRHR, encoded by the coding sequence ATGGACTTCTTCGAGACGCTCGCGGACCGGATCGGCGCGGTCGACAGCGTCGTCTCGGTCGGGCTCGACCCCGACCCGAGCCGGCTCCCCGAACACGTGGTCGACGCCGACCTCCCGCGGTGGGCGTTCAACCGCCGGATCATCGACGCGACCCACGAACACGCCGCCTGCTACAAGCCGAACGCCGCCTTCTACGAGGACCCCGACGGCTGGCGCGCGCTCCGCGAGACCGCGGCGTACGCCGAGGGGAAGGGCGTCCCCGTCCTGTTGGACGCCAAGCGCGGCGACATCGGCAACACCGCGCGGCGGTACGCCGAGGCGCTCGACTGGGTCGACGCGGTCACGGTGAACCCGTACCTCGGCCGCGACTCGCTCCAGCCGTTCCTCGACCGCGCGGACAAGGGCGTGTTTGCGCTCTGTCGCACCTCGAACGCGGGCGGCGCGGACCTCCAGGACCTCGAACTCGCCTCCGGCGAGCCGCTCTACGAGCGCGTCGCCGCGCTCGCGGACGTGTGGAACGCGAACGACAACGTCGGGCTGGTCGTCGGCGCGACCGCGCCCGAGGAGCTGGAGACGGTCCGCGAGATCGTCCCCGAGATCCCGTTTCTCGTCCCCGGGGTCGGCGCGCAGGGCGGCGACGCGGAGGCCGCGGTCGAACACGGGCTCGCCTCGCGGCCGGACCTCCCGGTCGACGTGGGGCTCGTGAACTCCTCGCGCGGGATCATCTTCGCCGGCGAGGAGTCGAGCCGTCCCGACGACGAGGCGACGTACTTCGGCGCTGCGGGCGACGCGGCCAAGCGGCTCAAAAAGCGGCTGAACCGACACCGGTAG
- a CDS encoding peptide-methionine (S)-S-oxide reductase, with the protein MTITETQIREYDSRAMKSAETATATFGIGCFWGPDARFGAMDGVVRTRVGYAGGTKVDPTYHSLGDHTEVFQVEFDSDTIPYRDLLSQVFHSHDPQHQTRKTQYQNIVFAATEDQRAVLDEFLTTRGLTAEGIGTRVEQLSRFYPAEDYHQKYKLRSVSSFMDAFEAAGYGDKELRESPIAAKLNGYAAGHDVAVAEGLSTPDRGRV; encoded by the coding sequence ATGACGATTACAGAAACGCAGATACGCGAGTACGACAGTCGGGCGATGAAGAGTGCGGAGACTGCCACGGCGACGTTCGGGATCGGGTGTTTCTGGGGACCGGATGCCCGGTTCGGCGCGATGGACGGCGTGGTTCGCACCCGGGTCGGGTACGCCGGCGGAACGAAGGTCGATCCGACGTATCACTCCCTAGGCGACCACACGGAGGTGTTCCAAGTCGAGTTCGACTCTGACACGATACCGTACCGAGATCTCCTGAGTCAGGTGTTCCACTCGCACGACCCGCAGCACCAGACCAGAAAGACGCAGTATCAGAACATCGTGTTCGCTGCGACCGAAGACCAACGAGCAGTCCTCGACGAATTCCTCACGACGCGGGGACTCACTGCCGAAGGGATCGGAACACGCGTCGAACAGCTCTCGCGTTTCTACCCCGCTGAGGACTACCACCAGAAGTACAAGCTCCGGTCGGTCTCCTCGTTCATGGATGCATTCGAGGCGGCCGGATACGGCGATAAGGAGCTGCGCGAGTCGCCGATCGCTGCCAAGTTGAACGGGTACGCCGCCGGACACGACGTTGCTGTTGCCGAGGGCCTGTCGACACCCGATCGCGGGAGAGTATAG
- a CDS encoding DUF429 domain-containing protein, protein MPTETVAGVDWAGGAWIAVVFDGEDEPQCRLEADLETLWNDGVDRILVDVPIGLPDGPETLANRETVDSAARSAAERPSSVFPVPSRGACELACDGADYETVSEQNRADLDKGLSRQSYHIAPAVGAVDAFLQEDETARKHVMEAHPEVCFRGLNGRRLDRSKTTAPGVGERLAALDGHLDEPGATLGRICRELVDAESGTDDDAPSESAAADPTVDDAVDALGLAVVARHAVDDLRFLPGDATYRDAEGIPMRMAYWSDDPLA, encoded by the coding sequence ATGCCAACCGAGACCGTCGCGGGCGTCGACTGGGCGGGCGGCGCGTGGATCGCAGTCGTGTTCGATGGCGAGGACGAACCGCAGTGCCGCCTCGAAGCGGACCTCGAAACCCTCTGGAACGACGGCGTCGACCGAATCCTCGTTGACGTGCCGATCGGCCTCCCGGACGGTCCGGAGACCCTCGCAAACCGCGAGACCGTCGACTCGGCCGCGCGGTCGGCCGCCGAGCGCCCGAGCAGCGTCTTTCCCGTGCCCTCGCGCGGGGCGTGCGAACTGGCGTGCGACGGCGCGGACTACGAGACGGTGAGCGAGCAGAACCGTGCGGACCTCGACAAGGGGCTCAGCCGGCAGTCCTACCACATCGCGCCGGCGGTCGGCGCGGTCGACGCGTTCCTCCAGGAAGACGAGACGGCGCGGAAACACGTCATGGAGGCACACCCAGAAGTGTGTTTCCGCGGGCTGAACGGCCGCCGCCTCGACCGCTCGAAGACCACCGCGCCGGGCGTCGGCGAGCGCCTCGCCGCCCTCGACGGCCACCTCGACGAGCCGGGCGCAACGCTCGGACGGATCTGCCGAGAGCTGGTCGACGCCGAATCCGGGACCGACGACGACGCCCCGAGCGAGTCGGCGGCCGCCGACCCCACCGTCGACGACGCGGTGGACGCGCTCGGGCTGGCGGTGGTCGCCCGGCACGCGGTCGACGACCTCCGGTTCCTCCCGGGCGACGCGACCTACCGAGACGCCGAGGGGATCCCGATGCGGATGGCCTACTGGAGCGACGACCCGCTGGCGTGA
- a CDS encoding sulfatase, producing the protein MTSDSSTASAVDAPDGDATVSNVVLVTVDSLRADAVSPYDAERHSPVIDGLADGGTVFDRAFATGNWTPFSFPSILASEPVFARSGGIGVDESDTLAEVLSKAGVATGGFNAANGFLTDHWGYPDGFDEFEPFVTSVGSSRYSRYLAAHPTVEAWIQLATSPVRRLGSKLRGDADDRPFLDASRMFDVEDAATKFVDDTDEPFFLWVHYMDTHTPYVPAPRYIREVSDGILGTHQMLHAHARTSLGLEVGERTLRELRTLYQATVRQVDASVGRLLDSLDAAGVADDTAVLLAGDHGEEFQDHGHLAHYPKLYDELIHVPLVADVPGLDGGRVDGHVGLDAIPPTVADLLGVEPSAKWHGESLLPALRGDAASPEDPADDSADEPAAEPTAETAAEPTDDPVVSVTVRGEEVTQQPIPRSLADGDLLVSARDDDWTYIENVDAGDVELYHRPSDPTQQENLAVDPDERAQAVIDRLKPVVDDHAELLRERGAAAAAERGEDGDDEVDEDLEARLEALGYK; encoded by the coding sequence ATGACATCCGACTCGTCGACCGCTTCAGCCGTGGACGCGCCGGACGGGGACGCGACCGTCTCGAACGTCGTCCTCGTTACGGTCGACTCGCTGCGCGCGGACGCCGTCTCCCCGTACGACGCCGAGCGCCACTCGCCGGTGATAGACGGGCTCGCGGACGGCGGGACCGTGTTCGACCGCGCGTTCGCGACGGGCAACTGGACGCCGTTCTCGTTCCCCTCGATCCTCGCGTCCGAGCCGGTGTTCGCCCGGTCGGGCGGCATCGGCGTCGACGAGTCGGACACCCTCGCGGAAGTGCTCTCCAAGGCGGGCGTCGCGACCGGCGGCTTCAACGCCGCAAACGGCTTCCTCACCGACCACTGGGGGTATCCGGACGGGTTCGACGAGTTCGAGCCGTTCGTCACGAGCGTCGGCTCCAGCCGGTACAGCCGCTATCTCGCCGCGCACCCGACCGTCGAGGCGTGGATCCAGCTCGCGACCTCGCCGGTCCGTCGGCTCGGCTCGAAGCTCCGCGGCGACGCCGACGACCGCCCGTTCCTCGACGCCTCGCGCATGTTCGACGTCGAGGACGCCGCGACCAAGTTCGTCGACGACACCGACGAGCCGTTCTTCCTGTGGGTCCACTACATGGACACCCACACCCCGTACGTTCCCGCGCCGCGGTACATCCGCGAGGTGTCGGACGGCATCCTCGGGACCCACCAGATGCTTCACGCGCACGCCCGGACGAGCCTCGGGCTCGAAGTGGGCGAGCGGACCCTCCGCGAACTGCGGACGCTGTATCAGGCGACGGTACGACAGGTCGACGCCAGCGTCGGCCGGCTGCTCGACAGCCTGGACGCTGCGGGCGTCGCCGACGACACCGCGGTGTTGCTCGCGGGCGACCACGGCGAGGAGTTCCAGGACCACGGCCACCTCGCCCACTATCCGAAACTGTACGACGAGCTGATCCACGTCCCGCTCGTGGCGGACGTGCCCGGCCTCGACGGCGGGCGCGTCGACGGCCACGTGGGACTCGACGCCATCCCGCCCACCGTCGCCGACCTGCTGGGCGTCGAGCCGTCCGCGAAGTGGCACGGCGAGTCGCTCCTCCCGGCGCTCCGCGGCGACGCGGCGTCCCCCGAGGACCCGGCGGACGATTCTGCCGACGAGCCGGCAGCCGAACCGACAGCCGAAACGGCCGCCGAGCCGACCGACGATCCCGTCGTCTCGGTGACCGTCCGCGGCGAGGAGGTGACCCAGCAGCCGATTCCCCGATCGCTGGCCGACGGCGACCTGCTCGTCAGCGCACGCGACGACGACTGGACGTACATCGAGAACGTCGACGCCGGCGACGTCGAGCTGTACCACCGCCCCTCGGACCCGACCCAACAGGAGAACCTCGCGGTCGACCCCGACGAGCGAGCACAGGCGGTTATCGACCGGTTGAAGCCGGTCGTCGACGACCACGCGGAGCTGCTCCGCGAGCGCGGCGCGGCAGCGGCCGCCGAGCGTGGCGAGGACGGCGACGACGAGGTCGACGAGGATCTTGAAGCCCGTCTCGAAGCGCTCGGGTACAAGTGA